One Rossellomorea aquimaris DNA window includes the following coding sequences:
- a CDS encoding alanine/glycine:cation symporter family protein, producing MDILNNLVTEANSILWGYILIGVLLILGLYFTIGSKFVQIRHFGEMLRLLGDKDVVEAEGEKQISSLQAFFIGAGTRIGTGNLAGVAIALAIGGPGAVFWMWLVAILGGASAFVESTLAQIYKEKDKVGFKGGPGYYMKKQLGKPWMSSIFAVTIILSFGTTFNAVQSNTIATAFSNSFGINTFVIGIVLAGLTALIIFGGVKRIATFSSIIVPIMAVFYIVLALFVVITNITEMPGVIALIFKSAFGFEQVVGGGIGAAIMNGVKRGLFSNEAGMGSAPNAAATASVSHPVKQGFIQALGVFFDTLLVCSATAFIILTSDAYGSGLTGIELSQAAMSEHFNSWAGIFLAIAIFTFAFSSIIGSYYYGEANLPFINNSKTGLLIYRFIALGMVIFGSVASLDIVWSLADFSMALMALTNLIAIGILAPIAFKALDNYMTQRRQGLDPIFYADDIPGLKGVESWPTRGREMTKKAVND from the coding sequence ATGGATATTTTAAACAATTTAGTCACGGAAGCAAATTCAATATTATGGGGGTATATTTTAATAGGCGTACTCCTCATTTTAGGATTATACTTCACAATCGGATCTAAATTCGTTCAAATTCGCCACTTTGGTGAAATGCTTCGATTATTAGGAGATAAAGATGTGGTCGAGGCGGAAGGGGAAAAGCAAATATCATCCCTGCAAGCATTCTTTATTGGAGCAGGTACTCGAATTGGTACAGGTAATTTAGCAGGAGTAGCCATTGCCTTAGCAATTGGGGGACCTGGAGCGGTCTTCTGGATGTGGCTTGTCGCCATTCTGGGAGGAGCCAGCGCCTTTGTCGAAAGTACACTGGCCCAAATTTACAAAGAAAAGGATAAGGTTGGATTCAAAGGCGGTCCCGGCTATTATATGAAGAAACAACTGGGGAAGCCATGGATGAGTTCGATCTTCGCTGTCACCATCATCCTTTCCTTTGGGACAACCTTTAATGCGGTTCAAAGTAACACCATCGCAACAGCTTTCAGTAATTCATTTGGAATAAATACGTTTGTTATCGGAATTGTTTTAGCTGGTTTGACTGCACTCATCATCTTCGGTGGTGTTAAACGTATAGCGACCTTTTCTTCGATCATTGTTCCGATCATGGCGGTCTTCTATATTGTATTAGCTTTATTTGTAGTCATTACGAATATTACTGAAATGCCGGGAGTCATTGCACTTATATTCAAAAGTGCCTTCGGATTTGAACAAGTGGTTGGTGGGGGAATTGGTGCCGCGATTATGAATGGTGTAAAACGCGGACTATTCTCCAATGAAGCTGGTATGGGTAGTGCTCCGAATGCTGCCGCTACAGCATCAGTTTCTCACCCGGTTAAACAAGGCTTCATTCAAGCACTAGGTGTATTCTTTGATACGCTGCTCGTTTGTTCTGCAACCGCGTTTATCATCTTAACTTCAGATGCATACGGTTCCGGACTGACGGGTATCGAACTATCTCAAGCAGCAATGTCAGAGCACTTTAACTCATGGGCTGGTATTTTCTTGGCGATTGCTATTTTCACCTTTGCCTTTAGCTCCATCATTGGAAGCTATTATTATGGAGAAGCCAACCTTCCATTCATTAATAATAGTAAGACTGGACTTTTGATTTATCGCTTCATTGCTTTAGGGATGGTGATCTTCGGTTCAGTTGCAAGCCTTGATATTGTTTGGAGCTTAGCAGACTTCTCCATGGCATTAATGGCTCTTACCAACTTAATTGCCATCGGTATTTTAGCACCAATTGCTTTTAAAGCCTTAGACAACTATATGACTCAGCGTCGACAAGGGTTGGACCCGATTTTCTACGCAGATGATATTCCTGGTTTAAAGGGTGTCGAAAGCTGGCCTACACGTGGACGGGAAATGACTAAAAAAGCTGTGAATGATTAA